A DNA window from Vicia villosa cultivar HV-30 ecotype Madison, WI unplaced genomic scaffold, Vvil1.0 ctg.000759F_1_1, whole genome shotgun sequence contains the following coding sequences:
- the LOC131631036 gene encoding uncharacterized protein LOC131631036: MLTKNNYDNWSIKMKALLGSQDVWDIVEKGFKEKDEVSLSQSAKDTLKESRKIDKKALFLIYQSVDEDTFQKISNATTAKKSWDKLQTCNKGVEQVKKIRLQTLRGDFERLFMEDSESISDYFSRVLTVVNQLTRNGEDVDDVKVMEKILRTLNTSFDFIVTNIEENKDFKTMTIEQLTGSLQSI, encoded by the coding sequence ATGCTCACAAAGAACAACTATGATAATTGGAGTATAAAGATGAAGGCGCTACTAGGATCTCAAGACGTGTGGGATATCGTTGAGAAAGGCTTCAAAGAGAAAGATGAAGTCTCGTTAAGCCAAAGTGCGAAAGATACGTTGAAGGAGTCAAGAAAGATAGACAAGAAAGCTCTCTTCCTCATTTATCAATCGGTGGATGAAGATACTTTTCAGAAGATATCCAACGCAACGACGGCCAAAAAATCATGGGACAAGCTTCAAACTTGCAATAAAGGAGTTGAGCAGGTAAAAAAGATTCGTCTTCAAACTCTTAGAGGTGACTTTGAACGCTTGTTTATGGAGGATTCGGAGTCAATTTCTGATTATTTTTCTCGAGTATTGACCGTAGTCAATCAACTTACAAGAAATGGTGAAGATGTCGATGATGTGAAAGTCATGGAGAAAATACTTCGCACTTTAAATACAAGTTTTGACTTCATTGTtaccaacattgaagaaaacaagGATTTCAAGACCATGACCATAGAGCAACTCACGGGTTCCTTACAAAGCAtatga